GCTGAAGGTGTACAAGACAAATACCATGGGGTGCACGTGGATACCATTTCTCTTTAGCTGCAAAAATTGCGGCTCATCTATCGGAAATTATACTTAATTCACAGCTATCTTCTACAATAGTTGACAACCTCTCGAAAAATCACTTCCAAGAATCCTCGTTCTCGCTATCCACTACTGCGAAAGCGACAGGGAATACGTGGATGTCTGCGTCTTGCCCGCTGGCACTAAGCAAACACCCTTTATACTTCCCAAACATGTGGGTGCCGTCCACCACAAGAACCTTCCGCAGATGCTTCCACCCATCGATACATGCCTTCAGCGATATGAATGCATACTTGAACCTTGTTTTACCTTCTTTATCCATTTCAGTTTTAATATTGGTGATTGTTCCAGGATTTGTGTATTTAAGTACGTGGAAGTACTGTGGTAGCATCTTGTAAGACTCCTCTTCTGTTCCTTGCGCAGACGCAATTGCTAGTTCTTTCGCTTTCCAAGCCTTCCAGTATGTGCATGTATAGCTGAATTCCGTTTGCAATACTTCCGGAAGTTCCATTGCACGAGGTCCACAGTGGAGTCTTTCGTATTTCGACCGTAAAAGAGCTGCAAGCACTTTTGATGTACCAAGTTTTTTGTACTGTCCTCGAACGTCGGAAGTGCATACATGTCCCAAAATGGCCTTCTACACCATATAAATAGGAGAATCACCGAGTTGCTTTGCCATTACCCTCCAACTACATTGTTTGTCAACGCATTTCGCCGTGATGAAGCGTTTGCAATACCTCAGCTTAAACATGCACACCTTCGCAAGTGCATAGATCGCCATTTGTCAACTTGAACTGTGCTTTGTCTTTAAACAGCCTTCCAACGTATATATCTGAGTCCTCCTTGGTGTAGTCGATCTCCGGTAGCTCGAAACAGCTTCCCCTCATTTTATCAAACACAGGATCATATATATCTGAGTCCTCCTTGGTGTACTCGATCTCAGGCGGCTCGAAACTGCTTCCCCTCATTTCATCAAACAAATGATCTACATCATTATATCCATACATTTCTGAAACTTGTATACCTCTCATAAACGATTCTCTTTTGGAGGTGTACACCTACGAGGATCAACAAACTCATCATCAGCCCCTACTCCATCATGAACATACGTACACTCGGCGATAGGAGGATCAACAAACTCATCACCGTCTTCGACCGGCTCGAAACTGTGTCCCCTCATTTCATCAAACACAGGATCTACATCATTATATCCATACATTTCTGAAACTTGTATACCTCTCATAAACGATTCTCTTTTGGAGGTGTACATTTACCAGGATAAACAAACTCATCATCAGCCCCTACTCCATCGTGACCTTCCGTACACTCGTTGATAGGAGGATCAACGGCCTCATCATCGTCTTCGATCACACGGTTGTGTTTGTTATATTTTTTTGGTGGAGTAACCAGCACAACATCAACTCTTTCGCCGGTTTCACCGCTGCGAACACTTTCAACAAAATCATCATCATCTTCAATCACACGATTGTGTTTGTTGTTAGGTTTTGGTGGAGTTAAAACAACAGCATCAACGCCTTCTTCGGTATTTGTTTCTTCGGTGTACGCAAACCCAGCTGTTCTAGAAGTGCATATATAATCTCTTACTTTATCGGTGTTCACCTCGGAATGTTTCCAGATGCAAACCTTTTTCGTTGATTTATACCCGCCCGTAGCACTTGATCGTTGACCTCTACTAGACGCCGGTTTTCCAGATACTTGGCCTCTACCACTCGTCGGCCTAGATCGCCGATTACGGTTAGTTCCAGAATGTCCACAACCCCTTCTTTTTGGTGGACTTGCTTTGAAATCGTCATCGTCATCTTCATCTGTCACGCAATCATTTCTACAATACTCATGCCAGTAATTATAGTCATAGTCGCCATCGTCATCTTCATCTTCTCCCATATCATCTCCCTTGTTTTCTCCACTGTCGATTGCCATATCTGCTCCACGCAAACCAAACTGTTCATTGTCCACTGCCATTTCTGCTCCACAAATCTTTTCCTTATCTTGTACAATACAGTTTTCTTGAGGAAGATCATCTGAAACCAGAATAACTCCACATCCTCCTTCAACATTAGCTTCCTTATTTTTTCCATTATCCACCGCCAAATTTTCTCCACAAATATTTTCTTTCTCTTGTTCGCTAAAGCTATGTTGACGCGGAAACACTGAAGCAAGATTAACTCCACATCCTGAAGGTTCTCCGGATTTATCTTGATCCTTAGACTTTCCCCCCTCCTACCAGTCTCTGTGTTAACTCCAAAAGATGCTTCAATTGCTTCAACGTGCTGTAGTAGAGCTTCATCATTGTCGGGAGTGCCGTCAGATGCATTAATTTGCGACATAATTACTCGTTCCGACCTTAGAAATATCATTTCACCCCCAACAAACTCTCTAAATGTCATGAAGACATTAACTGATTTGTCTGCTCGGTGAAGAGCCCTGAAAATTTTGTAATCAGTGTCGGTTGTTATTTGAACTGGTGCAGCTCCTACACCAACCATGTCACTCTCTCCATCATTAAGCCAATAGGACATTTCAGCCGAAATTTCCTTTCCCAACAGACAATACTCCGCATAAATACTTTCTTTTAACCCGTCAACGCCTTTGATTTTCGAGTAATCAACTGTTCTACCCATTCTATCATTATCTATCTTGAAATCCCAAGCTCCATTGTCATACTTTATCCACCTTCCCACCATTACGACTTAGAGAGACCTACACTCGAAGATAAAGTTCCCGTTAAATTTTATCTGACAATAACACACACATTCCAATTCAATTTTGTGTCGAATCGGGATAAAACACAGTACTTTCGCTGATGTTGTTACTGATTTCCTTCCCTTTACCAAAAGAACTTTCACCGCAGCTCCGAACTCCGTTAGTAGTGTCCATCAATTTCAGATTTGGTGGATGCATCTCGGTGAAATCAGAGGCACAAAAGCTCTTCAGCTATTAGGATTCCTCTTTATCATCCATCTGTCTTTATTACCGTTAACGATTAAGCAGACCCAATCTTTATTATTATTATAATAACCCAAAAAATCAACACAATTATGGTGGGAAAAGCAAGAAAAGGTCCCACATATACCCAAGTAAAACCGGTTACCAGTCACATAAAGTAACTCCGAGGGGTTGTAAAAAAAAAAAAATTCCTCCGGCGGAAGGTGGGGTCGGGCTCGCACGTGTGTGGAGCTGCTTTTCGTTGGGTCCAAAAGTGTTTGGGTCGTTTTTAAATTGTTAAAAAATTAAGTTACGTGGATCGCAAGTTCAAAGTTATTGGGTCAAAAGACCAAAACCGAAATCTATTATTTCTCTCTCCCTTAGTTATACAAAACGCAAATAAAAATTTGAACTGACCCGAAGTCACAATTAAAACTTTTGGGCGACCCACTTTCATAAAAGCGACTCTGTAATCTGTCATTAGACATGAAAAGATAGAGAGAGATTTTAAAAATCCTTACAAACATCCCAATTAAGTCAAATCCACAAAATATCCAATCATTCAGTTGTAAATAAATAATAAGTTAGAAACTTAACAGCTACACAAGTTGAAGGAAGAACCTGAAACAACATGAGCCTACCTGATTACCTAATACAACATAGTACAAACAAATCCCATTTTGTAAATCACCCCTAAGATTAAACACATGAAGATTAAGTTAAACCTGTCACAGTTTTTTCTCTTAATTTTCATATGTGATATGCAGAAATGAGAAGAAAGACAACTAATCTTTTCACTCTTCCTCTTCCTTCTTTTTCTCAACCTTCATCCTCTGTGTTTTCCTCTCTTTCATCATCAACACTCATTTCGTCAATGGCATCAGTGATGATATCCTTCACCTCTGTTTTTCTATGCATAAGATCAACTCCAAAATGGCTCCCTAATATTATGACAAGCAGCAAAAAAAACATTTTAATGTAAAAAAACAATCCCTGCAAATTTAAAAGAAGATAACATTTATAAAAACTGAGAAAAGTGAAACATACCAAGCTTCCGCAGAATATCAGATAAAGTTGCCTATTTTGATACAAAGATCAAAAAATATCTTATAAGTTTAAGACTTTGGTAAACAGTTTGTATATAATCTGTTAAATTTTTTGCGAGTCCTACCGTATTGAAATCCACTTCCTTCAGAATTTTGGCAACCACTACGTGCATTTCTTTTCTGGTGGGTTCTCTTTTATTACCTTTCTTACTGGCTTTTCCTGAGCACCCACACAATTAATGACAAAAAGATTCAATGAAATACCACAATGAAATTTAGCAGAGCTGAGAAATAGTTTCAAACCTTGATCTTTGGATCCCTTTGCCTGTGGTTTACTTGTCTGTTTCTTGCCTTTCTCTTTAGAGGAATCATCTTTATCAACCTTTTGCTTCTTGCTTGAAGATGAAGTTGATTTAACAACTTTTAGAGAGGACTTTCGACCAGATCTTGCAGACCCTTTAAGAGATTTCTCCTCTTCAGCTGCTGGTTTCTCCTTAGTTCTTTTTGACGAGTTTTTCTTACTGGTTGACTTTTTCTCCTCAGCCTTATCTTTCTCATCTTCGGTTTCAGTATCTTCGCTTTTGGATGGCTGGTCTTGCTTATTTCCAGATTCCTTTGTCTGCCTTCTCCTCTGAATTATCAAACAGTGGATGTTTTTGCAAAACCATTCAAAGGCTTACAAATCAAGTCACATAAAGAGGAATGATATTCATGAAAATGCTCAGAACCTCTCCTCCAGTAATCAATGCATTGATAAAAATCTGAAACCTCATCACACAAAGAGCTAAATGTGGAAAACTGAACAACAATGAACATAAGATTACCAACCAAAAATACTAAAGAACCAGTGTTTTAGACATCACACATCTCTTCTGTTGACAGCCTTGAAAACTTGTGTTGAATTTGCTATCATTCCTAAACATTTTCATTATGGTATCACACACTATGTGCTAATTTACTACGTACAGCTTAGTAAACTATGACATGAACATCAGATTACAATGCGCTGATGCAATTTGAAACTGTTTCACAACGTGAATTATAGAGATTCCTAGGTAAAGTTCATGAGGGAGCCCAGACGAAGCTACTCGTATGATAAAGACCACATAGTTTCAAGTAACAACCAACTAGAATTACCAGTCGGGAGCTAAAAAAAGGAAAGAATCAGACGACCAATCACAAACTATAAAGACGAAAAAGGTTAAGGATTACAAACCTTGGCAGGGACATCTGATGATTCTCCAGAAGTCACGTTTTTGGCTGTGCTCTTCTTCCGCTTTTTAGTTTCCTGTATTATGCATTCAAATCAAAGAGAAAACAATTCTCAAGCTTCTAAGTTGAGAACAGTAATCAGATTCAGCTGCTAAGCTAGAATACCTTTTCAGGATCAGTAAGTACGACATCCCTTGTTGCCTTGGGACATAGCAAAAATTCAAGCACGCTTACGACTAGTTCTTCCTGAAGGTATGTATTATTAGCAAACATTCATCAAGACACAAAATAGATAGATAGACCAAAGTTTCTGATCACTCACCTTTTTCACATTACTTTTGTTTATGGGTATGTCAAGCACATCACAGAAATCAATTAACTTGTCTTTGATACATTTCTCAATCTTCTCCTTTGTTCTTGCTCTTTGCTTCTCCTCCTGAAGAACATAGTAAATACAGCTCTCAAAACAATGCTGATCGTGTCCCTGGAACTAAACATCTACTAGATTTTGTTACCTCTTGCTCAGACCAGACAAAGCCCGAAAATAGACCAATGTTTCTTTTCAGCGTCTGAACCTGCACAGTTCATTTTCACACAACCCTTGAGTAGATCAATCAATCATGCACTCGAGAAAACACTGAATTTCCTAGACAGCATTGGGGGTCGTAAAGCTATAAATGAGACACCTTTCCTTTCTTGCCGTAAAGAATGGTGTGAAGTAAGAAAAGGTTGTCGTCAGGTTTCCTCTTGGATAGTTTATAAGCCACTGAAAAAACAGTTACAGAGCTTAAAGACAAAAGCAACAATGGTGGTAAGAAATTACAATACACATACCATTAGGAATCTCCTTAAGCTGTGTTCCACGACCCTGTAACAATGGAGTCAACAGTCAACATCCTAATAATCCTCATACAAACTCAAAAAAAAAAAAAAAAAAAAAAAAAGAAGAAAGATTAAAACTTTCTCAACCTGCTGAACTGACACGGGCTTGCTCCTCGAAGATCGAGAGGAGGGAGTATGCAAAATGTGAGGCTCTACTTTCTTTATCGTCCTCTTAGGCCTCTCAGTAACGGGCGTGACCGGCGATTCATTTTCTTTTCCAGTCTTCTCCCCCTCGCTGTCTCCGTCATCACTTACAGGAGCTTCTTTCTTCTCAGTCTCCTTCACGGAATTAGCAACAACACCATCTTTCTTGACCGGAGATTCCACCGCTTCGGTTTCGGTCGCCATGTGAGAGACTGTAAATCGAGGCAGATGAATCGAATTAAAGGGGGGTCAGGTCAATAAACAAACCCTAAAATTTCAGAGCTTTTTAGGGGAGAAGTTCGAGGAAACCCTAATTTGGTGATTTCAAAAAATTTGGTGCCAAAAAGAAAATCAGAACACGAAGGCGGGGTGGGGGGGCTTTCACAGCTCGCGGCGAAGCTAAGCTAAGAAATATATCTCTAATAATGTTCTTTTTTTTCTGTCTGAAATTACTTTTATTAACCACGTAAACGAAAAGTTTTCAAACAATTTCCATAGCCGGATAACCCGAAAAATAAAGCCTGAACATTTTGACTGAAAGACAAAGCCCTTAAATTTTAAGGAATATCCTTAAAAAATGAAGATTATATAATCCAGTACAAAAAAATAATTCATTAAACCTAAAACTGAAAGAAAATAATTCATTAAACCTAAAACTAAAACCCTAAAAATATTACTGTGGAATTTAGTTTATATAATTTTCTTATTTAACTGTATGTATCCAATGTATTGTAAAAAATAAATGAAAATAAATATTAGTTCAACAAATATTTTTTCTACAGCTTGATGAATAAAATAATACTTTAGAAAAAGAGGTTACTCTAAGCATTTTTTATTTTTTGCATTGGTTTTAAAAACTAAACTAGATTTTAAACCGTACGTCCGTGCGGATATTTTTTCATCTTATAAATATATTTGATATTA
The DNA window shown above is from Brassica oleracea var. oleracea cultivar TO1000 chromosome C3, BOL, whole genome shotgun sequence and carries:
- the LOC106328275 gene encoding protein DEK-like → MATETEAVESPVKKDGVVANSVKETEKKEAPVSDDGDSEGEKTGKENESPVTPVTERPKRTIKKVEPHILHTPSSRSSRSKPVSVQQGRGTQLKEIPNVAYKLSKRKPDDNLFLLHTILYGKKGKVQTLKRNIGLFSGFVWSEQEEEKQRARTKEKIEKCIKDKLIDFCDVLDIPINKSNVKKEELVVSVLEFLLCPKATRDVVLTDPEKETKKRKKSTAKNVTSGESSDVPAKRRRQTKESGNKQDQPSKSEDTETEDEKDKAEEKKSTSKKNSSKRTKEKPAAEEEKSLKGSARSGRKSSLKVVKSTSSSSKKQKVDKDDSSKEKGKKQTSKPQAKGSKDQGKASKKGNKREPTRKEMHVVVAKILKEVDFNTATLSDILRKLGSHFGVDLMHRKTEVKDIITDAIDEMSVDDEREENTEDEG